The Desulfotignum phosphitoxidans DSM 13687 genomic sequence CTTTATAAAAGGGCAATTGGAAGACTCTGAAGATTACATTGAATGGGCCAATAATTACAAACATTATGTTATGATCAGACGTGACATAGAGGATCAGTTACATAATGTTGCATGATTTATTATCGGAACACCTGAGTGCAGTTGAAGCTGTTGTTCGGAAGCTGAAAGAAGTTTATGTAGAACGTTATGAAGAGGAAATCCTAACAGATAATCGCGTTAACTTGCGTATCAGAGTTCGTTTCAAGAGTGGATATCTGTTGGAATTAAATGAGGCAAATATGGTTGAAGAATCTGCCATTATACGCCTGTATTATCGACTCCCCGTCATGCATCCGGATCACCCGGTCTCAGATGCTTGTTCGCCTCCATATCAAACCACATGGCAAACAGGGTGAACTGGACTGAGGCAATAAAAGATGAAAATGCGGCAAACGCATTGATGGTGGGAATATTGCCGCTTGAAAACCACACGAAGAACACCCGCAGAAATAACAGAAATGAAAAACCGCCCAGGGACAGCCCCAGGGCATAGAAAAACACCAGGGATTGAAATTGTCGCTTCTTGATTTAAACGCAGTCACCGACTTTATGCATGAGATAGCGGCAGCGGGTACATCCCGGCCTTCGCCTATAATGATGGGGCCTACCCCCACTATAAAGATGATTCAAAAAAAATTCCAATGCCGTTGACAAAAGCATTTGATCAA encodes the following:
- the tumA gene encoding antitoxin TumA, which encodes MRKQRIEYDSSVDALVAIAKHLSSYESQYKMTSEEFFNSFIKGQLEDSEDYIEWANNYKHYVMIRRDIEDQLHNVA